Genomic DNA from Pigmentiphaga litoralis:
GGCCGACCCGCCCCGGCAGCATGGGCCGGCCCTATCCGGGCCACCAGGTCGCCATCGCCACGCCGCAGGGTCATCCGGCGCCCCCGGGCACGGTTGGCGAGATCGTGGTCAACCGGTACGACATCCAGGGCCATGCCGATCCCGCCTTGTTCCTGGGCTACTGGCGCGGCGAAGAAGCCGGCCGGCCGGTCAGCGGCACCTGGCATCACACGGGCGACCTGGCGCGCGTCGATGAAGACGGCTATTTCTGGTACGCCGGGCGTATCGAAGACGTTTTCCCGGCTGACGGCGGGCACACGGTCGTGCCGGACGAGGTCGAAGCCGTGCTGCGCGGCTGTCCGGGCGTGGAAGACGTGGCGATCGTGCCGGGGCGCGCATCCAAGGTGAAGGCCTATGTGGTGCGGCGCAGGGCCGGCCGGGACGCTACGGAACTGGATGCAGCACAGGGCGACGACGACAGGTTCGCGCGCGAGCTTCGCGACTACGCCCGACAGCACCTGCCTGCCTGGCAAGTGCCGGCCGACGTGGAAGTCATGCCGGCTTTGCCGATGACGGTGAACGGGACGGTGCGGCGGATGGCGCTGCGGTTTCGCGAGGAGGAATCCGCGCGGAAGCGGCTGCCTGCTCAAGCGCCACCAGCTCCGGCTCCGTGAATCCGGCTTCCCGGCGCGCCGGGAAGTTGAACGGACCCCGCAGCACCGGCACCACATAGGCTTCGCTCAGGATTGGGTAGTGCACGACCGGGTCCAGCCCGGCGGCGTCGCACAAATGGCGGTACCACCGGTTGCCGATGGCCACGTGGCCGATTTCGTCCCGCAGAATGATGTCCAGGATCCCCGCGGCCTTGTGGTCGCCGGCGTGGGCCAGCCGCGCGCGGATTGCCGGGCTGGCGTCCAGGCCCCGCGCTTCCAGGGTCCGCGGCACCAGCGCCATACGCGCCAGGGGGTCACCCTTGGTCTTTTCGGCCATCTGCCACAGGCCGTCGTGGGCCGGAAAGTCGCCATACGCCACGCCATGTGCCGCCATGTGGTCGGTCAACAACGTGAAATGCAGGGCCTCTTCGCTCGCCACCTTCAACCAATCCTGATAGAACCCTTGTGGCAGGCCAGAAAAGCGCCATATAGCATCCAGGGCCAGGTTGATCGCGTTGAATTCGATATGCGCCAGCGCATGCATGAGCGCGGCGCGGGCCTCGGGCGTGGCCATGCCCCGCGTGGGGACATCGCGCGGCGCCACCTGGACGGGCCTGTCGGGCCGGCCGGGTACCCCCGCGGGTTCGGGCAGGTCCGCTTCCGGATCCGCCAGCAGCCCCAGCGCGGGCAGTTCCCGCGTCCTGGCGGCCTTTTCCACTGGGTCCGTCAGGCACACCAGTTCGCAGGCGCGACGGCGGAGTTCTCTCGTTTCTGTCATGCGCCGATTGTAGGCTGGGCCGGTACAATCTTGCCGGTAACCAGACGTGTACCACCCGCCAGGCCACGAGCCACGGCGTTCAGGAGCAGCATTTTTGTCCGACCATCTCAAAAAGTACCTGTTCGAAGGCAACACGGTACGCGCCGAAGTCGTTGCCATCCGCGACACCTGGCAGGAAATCCAGGCCCGCCATGACTACCCGCCTGCCGTGCAGAAGCTGCTGGGCGAACTGGTCGCGGCCGCCGCCCTGCTGGCCGCCAACATCAAGTTCAATGGCACCGTGGTCCTGCAGCTGCAAGGCGACGGCCCCATCGGCCTGATCGTGGTGGAATGCCATGCTGACCTGGGCATGCGCGCCACCGTCAAGATTCG
This window encodes:
- a CDS encoding ferritin-like domain-containing protein; this translates as MTETRELRRRACELVCLTDPVEKAARTRELPALGLLADPEADLPEPAGVPGRPDRPVQVAPRDVPTRGMATPEARAALMHALAHIEFNAINLALDAIWRFSGLPQGFYQDWLKVASEEALHFTLLTDHMAAHGVAYGDFPAHDGLWQMAEKTKGDPLARMALVPRTLEARGLDASPAIRARLAHAGDHKAAGILDIILRDEIGHVAIGNRWYRHLCDAAGLDPVVHYPILSEAYVVPVLRGPFNFPARREAGFTEPELVALEQAAASARIPPRETAAPSAAPSRSPSSAKPA